From Flavobacterium sp. 102, a single genomic window includes:
- a CDS encoding metal-dependent transcriptional regulator: MTISEENYIKVIYHLSLVSPKGVNTNAIAGMLETKASSVTDMLKKLSEKDLVSYQKYQGVNLTENGLLSAKMIVRKHRLWEVFLVEKLAFNWDEVHEIAEELEHIKSVALINKLDAFLGFPAFDPHGDPIPNEKGVIQKVNKLLLSEAELDREYYCIGVKDSSSEFLKYLDKQKIALGSVFKVIEKESFDDTLTVEVNSQEKTISNKIANNLYVQ; encoded by the coding sequence ATGACCATTTCCGAAGAAAATTATATTAAAGTTATTTATCACTTGTCGTTGGTTTCTCCAAAAGGCGTAAATACAAACGCTATTGCCGGAATGTTAGAAACCAAAGCGTCTTCGGTAACCGATATGTTGAAGAAACTTTCTGAAAAAGATTTGGTTTCCTATCAAAAGTACCAAGGCGTAAATTTGACAGAGAATGGACTTCTTTCTGCCAAAATGATTGTTAGAAAACACCGTTTGTGGGAAGTTTTTTTGGTGGAGAAATTGGCTTTTAATTGGGATGAAGTTCACGAAATTGCGGAAGAATTGGAACATATAAAATCGGTAGCATTAATCAATAAATTAGATGCTTTTTTAGGTTTTCCTGCCTTTGATCCGCATGGTGATCCGATTCCGAATGAAAAAGGTGTGATTCAAAAGGTCAATAAATTATTGCTTTCGGAAGCCGAATTAGACCGAGAATATTATTGCATTGGCGTAAAGGATTCTTCTTCAGAGTTTTTAAAATATTTAGACAAACAAAAAATAGCTTTGGGTTCTGTTTTTAAAGTGATAGAAAAAGAAAGTTTTGATGATACTTTGACGGTTGAAGTCAATTCGCAAGAAAAAACAATTTCGAATAAAATAGCTAATAATTTATACGTTCAATAA
- a CDS encoding ZIP family metal transporter, producing the protein MYESIIEYFSSIDPILAAFYATMFTWFLTALGASFVFFFKNMNRIVLDGMLGFTGGVMIAASFWSLLAPAIEMSKGEGFVKVMPAAIGFGLGALFIFGLDKILPHLHINFQETEGVKSPWQRTTLLVLAITMHNIPEGLAVGVLFGGVAAGIPEASIAGAVTLAIGIGIQNFPEGIAVSMPLRRMGMSRWKSFMYGQSSALVEPIAGVLGAVAVTFFTPLLPYALAFAAGAMIFVVVEEVIPETQQDKNTDIATLGLIGGFIVMMTLDVALG; encoded by the coding sequence ATGTACGAATCAATAATAGAATATTTTAGTAGTATTGACCCAATTTTGGCGGCTTTTTATGCCACGATGTTTACTTGGTTTTTAACTGCATTGGGTGCTTCGTTTGTATTCTTTTTTAAGAATATGAATCGAATAGTTCTTGACGGAATGCTTGGTTTTACAGGCGGTGTTATGATAGCGGCTAGTTTTTGGAGTTTGTTAGCACCAGCCATAGAAATGAGTAAAGGCGAAGGTTTTGTGAAAGTAATGCCGGCCGCCATTGGTTTTGGATTAGGAGCGCTTTTCATTTTTGGTTTAGACAAAATTTTACCGCATTTACACATCAATTTTCAAGAAACTGAAGGGGTAAAATCGCCTTGGCAACGAACAACTTTATTGGTTTTAGCGATTACAATGCATAACATTCCAGAAGGTTTGGCGGTTGGTGTGCTTTTTGGTGGTGTCGCCGCCGGAATTCCGGAAGCGTCAATTGCCGGAGCCGTTACTTTAGCCATTGGAATCGGAATTCAAAATTTCCCGGAAGGAATTGCAGTTTCCATGCCGTTGCGCCGAATGGGAATGAGTCGTTGGAAGAGTTTTATGTACGGACAATCTTCTGCTTTAGTAGAACCCATTGCAGGAGTTTTGGGCGCAGTGGCCGTTACTTTTTTTACACCATTATTGCCTTATGCCTTAGCTTTTGCAGCCGGTGCTATGATATTTGTAGTAGTAGAAGAAGTAATTCCGGAAACCCAACAAGATAAGAACACTGATATCGCAACTTTAGGGTTAATCGGCGGATTTATTGTTATGATGACTTTGGATGTTGCTTTGGGTTAA
- a CDS encoding FeoB-associated Cys-rich membrane protein, which produces MNIQEILVYIALGIAIGFLAQKFIGKKKNKKGCDKDDCGCH; this is translated from the coding sequence ATGAATATTCAAGAAATATTGGTTTATATCGCTTTAGGAATCGCTATTGGCTTTTTAGCCCAAAAATTTATTGGGAAAAAGAAGAACAAAAAAGGTTGCGACAAAGACGATTGTGGTTGTCATTAA
- the feoB gene encoding ferrous iron transport protein B gives MSIQNINVALIGNPNTGKTSVFNQLTGLNQQVGNYPGITVEKKLGFCKLPNNVKANILDLPGTYSLNASSIDENVVIELLLNKKDKLFPDVAVVVTDVENLKRNLLLFTQIKDLEIPTILVINMTDRMKAKGITLDIPYLEEKLKTKIVLVSTRKSIGIDELKKTIVDYKNISTEPCLNASSIDVDYFNKLRIAFPDQLLYKLWLVITQDVNFLNLERKEIQSSFAKSHSDLKRLQQKETIKRYQFINDTLKIGQKIDTENASDLRSKLDKVLTHKIFGYVIFFGILLLIFQSIFDWSSIPMEFIDSTFANLANYAKTNLPSGEFTNLISEGIIPGIGGIVIFIPQIAFLFLFISVLEESGYMSRVVFLMDKIMRRYGLSGKSVVPLISGTACAIPAIMSARNIENWKERLITILVTPFITCSARLPVYAILIALIIPEKRLLGIFSLQGATLMLLYLLGFGMAIFSAYILNKILKLKTKSYFVVEMPSYKLPLFKNVAINVIEKTKAFVFGAGKIILALSVILWFLGSHGPKKGFDNAESLVIKKVKLENRLDDLEYVNDQISSHKLENSYIGIMGKSIEPIIEPLGYDWKIGIAVVSSFAAREVFVGTLATIYSVGSHGDEETTIKNRMKAEVHPDGRKVFNFATGVSLLLFYAFAMQCISTLAIVKKETNSWKWPIIQLVFMSGFAYLTALIAYQFLK, from the coding sequence ATGAGCATTCAAAACATCAACGTAGCGCTTATTGGGAATCCGAATACCGGGAAAACTTCGGTGTTCAATCAACTCACAGGATTGAACCAACAGGTTGGAAATTATCCCGGAATTACCGTTGAAAAAAAACTCGGTTTTTGCAAATTGCCCAATAATGTCAAAGCCAACATTCTTGATTTACCGGGAACGTATAGTTTGAATGCGAGTTCCATTGATGAAAATGTGGTTATCGAATTATTACTCAACAAAAAAGACAAGCTTTTTCCGGATGTTGCAGTTGTGGTAACCGATGTTGAAAATCTGAAAAGAAACCTTTTACTTTTTACCCAAATAAAAGACCTTGAAATTCCAACCATTTTAGTCATCAACATGACTGATCGAATGAAGGCGAAAGGCATAACGCTTGACATTCCTTATTTGGAAGAAAAGTTAAAAACGAAAATCGTTTTGGTCAGCACGCGAAAAAGCATTGGTATTGACGAGCTGAAAAAAACTATCGTTGACTATAAAAATATATCGACTGAACCTTGTTTGAATGCTTCGAGCATTGATGTGGATTATTTTAATAAACTTCGAATCGCTTTCCCTGATCAATTGTTGTACAAACTTTGGCTGGTAATTACTCAGGACGTTAATTTCTTGAATTTGGAACGAAAAGAAATCCAAAGTTCTTTTGCCAAATCACATTCCGATTTAAAACGCTTGCAACAAAAAGAGACGATTAAGCGTTACCAATTTATCAATGATACATTGAAAATCGGGCAGAAAATTGATACCGAAAACGCTTCTGATTTGCGTTCCAAATTAGATAAAGTATTAACCCATAAAATCTTTGGATACGTTATTTTCTTTGGGATCTTATTGCTGATTTTCCAATCGATTTTTGATTGGTCAAGCATTCCGATGGAATTTATTGATAGTACTTTTGCCAATTTGGCCAATTATGCTAAAACCAATCTTCCGAGTGGCGAATTCACTAATTTAATCAGCGAAGGCATTATTCCCGGAATTGGCGGTATAGTTATTTTCATTCCGCAAATTGCTTTTCTATTCCTCTTTATTTCGGTACTGGAAGAAAGCGGCTATATGAGTCGCGTGGTCTTTTTGATGGACAAAATCATGCGCCGTTACGGCTTGTCCGGAAAAAGTGTTGTGCCTTTAATTTCGGGAACAGCTTGTGCCATTCCGGCGATTATGAGTGCGCGAAATATTGAAAATTGGAAAGAGCGATTGATAACCATTTTGGTTACGCCATTTATTACTTGTTCGGCACGTTTACCCGTTTATGCGATTTTGATAGCCTTAATCATTCCCGAAAAAAGATTGTTAGGCATTTTTAGTTTACAAGGCGCAACCTTAATGTTGTTGTATCTTTTAGGTTTCGGAATGGCGATTTTTTCAGCTTATATTTTGAACAAAATTTTAAAACTGAAAACCAAATCGTATTTCGTGGTTGAAATGCCAAGTTACAAATTACCGCTGTTTAAAAACGTGGCGATTAACGTAATTGAAAAAACGAAAGCTTTTGTTTTTGGCGCCGGAAAAATCATCTTAGCACTTTCAGTTATCCTTTGGTTTTTGGGTTCTCACGGACCAAAAAAAGGGTTTGACAATGCGGAAAGCTTGGTGATTAAAAAAGTTAAATTAGAGAATAGACTAGACGATTTAGAATATGTAAACGACCAAATCAGTTCGCATAAACTCGAGAATTCTTATATCGGGATTATGGGAAAATCTATTGAACCTATTATTGAACCTTTGGGTTACGACTGGAAAATCGGAATTGCTGTGGTAAGCTCGTTTGCGGCTCGTGAAGTTTTTGTTGGAACTTTGGCAACCATTTACAGCGTTGGAAGTCATGGCGATGAAGAAACCACTATCAAAAACCGTATGAAAGCTGAAGTTCATCCCGATGGAAGAAAAGTTTTCAACTTTGCCACAGGTGTTTCGTTATTGCTTTTTTATGCTTTTGCGATGCAATGCATCAGTACTTTGGCCATTGTAAAAAAAGAAACCAACAGTTGGAAATGGCCAATAATTCAATTGGTTTTCATGAGTGGTTTTGCCTATTTAACCGCGCTGATTGCGTATCAATTTTTGAAATAA
- a CDS encoding FeoA family protein: protein MKTTVDLLKIGDKAVITYVDLDKIPLKLLEMGCLPDNDIEIIQIAPFGDPIYINVNNGSHLAIRKETAHEIEVEIRDN from the coding sequence TTGAAAACTACCGTTGATTTATTAAAAATTGGAGACAAAGCAGTTATCACTTATGTTGATTTGGATAAAATCCCGCTAAAACTTTTAGAAATGGGATGTTTACCGGATAATGACATCGAGATTATTCAAATTGCACCGTTTGGCGATCCTATTTATATCAACGTGAACAACGGTTCTCATTTGGCCATAAGAAAAGAAACGGCTCATGAGATTGAAGTCGAAATCCGTGACAATTAA